Genomic window (Clarias gariepinus isolate MV-2021 ecotype Netherlands chromosome 4, CGAR_prim_01v2, whole genome shotgun sequence):
actgataaaaaaatctGCTGTCCTGTGTCAAAGAGTTGGCAATGAGAGGATGGTTTACATGACAATGAGCAAAGGACACAGTAAAACTGACCACAAAGGTTAAAGGTTGTCCTTCATGGCCTAGTCAGAGCCCAGAATTAAACCCCATTGAAAATCTGTGGAATAACTTGAAAACAGCAGTCCATAAATTGTCACCATTAAATTTACCTCAACTTGAGCGCTTTTGAAAAGAAGAATGCAAATATTTCAAAGTCTAGATAAAGCTATGTGTGCCACTAAGAAGGTAATCATTTGAGAAgtttacaaatcattttttAAGCTGGGGTGATACCTTTCTAAaccagtgttttattttatttttatttttttctctgacaTGTTAGTGTAACATTCTGACATGGTGGatgttaaagaaaatgtttgaaTAAAAGTTTTAAGGGTTAACCATCAAAGTTATGGTTAATTTTTACTGAGGAGCTAATTAGACGATTGATTATCCAATCAGAATGTTTTTGCTACATTAACCTTGAATAATTGCTAGACTAATTGACTATACAAAAAGATAATCGATTGattaaaggatttaaaaaattgttaggTGCAGCCTTAATTTTGACATGTATGTGAAATTATAGATTATAAAAATTAGCAGAAAAATCATGTGGTGCACTTGAGGCCAAAACAAAACCATGCAGGCACCAAGACTCACACTTTAGCTCCAAAGGACATACGAAAATTATAAAACATGCTGACTAAAATAcctattatttctatttatttaaattaacttttctaATAATGTATCATTAAGATTGTATTTTTCTCTGATGGAAAGCCAACTGAATGGTTTTGGGATCAATTGGAACTTAAACTGTATCCCAGACCTTCTGCCAGAAAGCAGTGTCTAAGCACATCTATTCTCTCTTGCCTGAATGGGCACGAATCCTCAGTGATATCCTTCAAACACTTATACTGtagaaagcacacacacacagaagagagTAGTCTATTATAGCTCCAAAGGAGTGCTTCACAGAGGTGCCTATCTTTGGACCTGGACAAGGATGACAGAGTACCCTTATCATCCCAAACTTGTGGAACATCTCTTAAACaatttccccccttttttacTGTATAACCACAAACAGTTTtcattctcctttttttttttttttttactttacttttttactgCATAAATCAGGGATGAGTTTCAACAGAAATGCAAGTTAGGCATCTCTGAGTTAAGAATTTTCAAGCATCATGCACGAACAGTTCCATGGAACGTGATATTATCATCTTCTCTCGAAGAACTGATACCATTGGCTAGTCAAAACCTGTATGGTGAATCTTCTGAAGGAACAAGTTAAAAGGTGACCGTGTTCTGAACTCTCCCTCCCATCAACATGGCCACACCTGAGTGCATTCTGCTATTGATACAGTTTGAACAACCGGGTAACAGCCTGTCACAATGGCATCTGTGTCAAAAGCAGCACAGCAAAGGCAATGACAGTTTGAGATCACTGATACAGCATGTGACCTGCTCACTGAGTCAAACCGAGTCACATTTTATATACCGTAACCAGTGTtagggacgttactttttaaagtaaattacattacaaaactactgtctttaaaaagtaatcagttacattacagcattactttctgataaaagtaactagttcgagtacttttccattgcagaaactgaaaactcctttgtgattcctcatgcatgttgttttagtcaagacctttataattattctatcactcagcgaagttcgtcccataatctgttaactactaatacccctatctcacctacgcggttttgcaCGGTGCTGTAAGTacggtttatcatgattcacctccagttttggcgctgtgattaggtttccatatTTCTGTATGTtagtcctcgcatagtcaaactgcataggtgaaataggggtatAACGGCAGAAATAACAGAGGGaggcgggttatcgggggcggggcttgtaggacgactttcacacacacacatacacacatacacacacacacacacacacacactcacactaacgtattgggaatgactgctgtctggcgcATGGATGAtctaaattgtctgaataacggattacatttaaaaaaaataaaaataattaaccgaGTATTTAAATGACGGACCTAACGTGTTAAATTactccaagtactctaacaccCAAcactaactgtaacacattcatttatagttataaaaaacaacagaacTGTACATAGAAAAGGATGCACAGTACActtagtaaagaaaaaaaataaacattaagatTCTATTCTACAATAATTATAAACAACAATCACAACACTACTTCAGTAAAGGTCTTAAgttcttaaaattttaaatcattgtGCATTCCAGGTACATTGTGTCTATCAGAACTGACTGAGCATTTTTCACTGTCTGCATTCTGCCATAGTTGGTATTTTGTCACAAGTTCATTTGTATTATGTggattttgttttcttcttcatcATTTTTATAATGGAGATAGTACTGTAAACTACCTATCACAAGCTGGCAGGTTACAGATTACACAGAAACCAATCCAAATATGGCACAGACATTTATGtggataatttattttaaaggagtGATAAGTGACAGCATGACATTAAAGTTATGCATATCAGTTACCCTTCAGGCTAACTGTCAAGATTCTACAGACGCCTCTGCCAGAAGCAGAATTGAACATCTTAACCTGAACTCTGCAGTTAGAGTTACCTTGAGGCTATGATGCTTTAAACTTGAAATTCAATGTTCCTTAGTGGGTTAGGGCTTTGGGgtattgatcagaaggttggcatTTCAGCCCCAGCATTGCCAGGTTCAGGAATCATGGCAGATCCTATGCTCTGACCCCGGCTTTCTACCTGGcatatgcaaagaaagaatttcactacATTGTAAGTACTCtcccttgcacttccagggtctgggtttgattcctggtcAGGcccgattcctgtctctgtgtgcatggagtttgcatgttctccctgtgcttggtgggtttcctccaggtactccggtctcctctcacagtccaaagacctgcagtttaggctaatttgcGTTCCCAAATGACcagtagtgtgtatgtgtcctgCAATCGATTGGggctctgtccagggtgtaccctgcctcgtgccctaagcctcctgggataggctccagaccctccGTTTGTTTTTGATGATCAGTCAAGTgctgttaataatttttttaattaaactcagCAGTGCCCAAAATATTTCAAGCTTCAATGTAAGCAAACAatcaaacacatacatacatactgtacatacatgcatacatacacttacctaaagaattattaggaacacctgttaaatttctcattaatgtaattatctaatcaaccaatcacatggcagttgcttcaatgcatttagtggtgtggtcctggtcaagacaatctcctgaactccaaactgaatgtcagaatgagaaagaaaggtgatttaaacaattttgagcgtggcatggttgttggtgccagacgggccggtctaagtatttcacaatctgctcagttactgggattttcacgcacaaccatttctaaggtttacaaagaatggtgtgaaaagggaaaaacatccagtatgcggcggtcctgtgggcgaaaatgccttgttgatgctagaggtcagaggagaatgggccgactgattcaagctgatagaagagcaactttgactgaaataaccactcgttacaaccgaggtatgcagcaaagcatttgtgaagtcacaacacacacaaccttgaggcggatgagctacaacagcagaagaccccaccgggtaccactcatctccactacaaataggaaaaagaggctacaatttgcacgagctcccCAAAATTGGActgttgaagactggaaaaatgttgcctggtctgaggagtctcgatttctgttgagacattcaaatgctAGAGTCAGAATAttgcgtaaacagaatgagaacatggatccatcatgccttgttatcactgtgcaggctggtggtggtggtgtaatggtgtgggggatgttttcttggcacactttaggccccttagtgccaattgggcatcgtttaaatgccacgggctacctgagcattgtttctgaccatgtccattcctttatgaccaccatgtacccatcctctgatggctacttccagtaggataatgcaccatgtcacaaagctcgaatcatttcaaattggtttcttgaacatgacaatgagttcactgtaaatgaaaaatggcccccacagtcaccagatctcaacccaatagagcatctttgggatgtggtggaacgggagctttgtgccctggatgtgcatcccacaagtctccatcaactgcaagatgctatcctatcaatatgggccaacacttctaaagaatgcttttagcaccttgttgaatcaatgccacgtagaattaaggcagctctgaaggcgaaagggggtcaaacaccgtattagtatggtgttcctaataatcctttaggtgagtgtacatccatccatacatccatccatccatatataCATCCATActtacatccatccatccatccatccatacatacatatatacatacatatattttcaGAATTTAACTTTAACCAAGCCAAGAAACAGGTTTTACCTAGAAAGTGATCTCCCAACAAATTCAAAGCATGTTCTGTCCTGCTACTGTTGCTAGTTTGAAGTACTGATAATTTATGTGAACAAAGCTTGTGGATACAACAAAGATTCTATGCTCTACTTCAAAAAATGATATTTGATAACACGAGAAATGTTGGTCTTTGATAAAACAGTCCTAGTTTCATTTTTACTCTCTGATCAAGATTTACTTTGACCTTctcattaaaacaaacaaaatagacTTTCCATTACATTTCCTCTTTATTGTATGAGCAAACACATgagctttattttaaatagcaagTGGCAACTGAAAGGAAGCACCTCACACAAGCACAGTGAGCAATGAGAGAAACTGATAGAAAGGAataaaaaggagagaaagagctTGCTGTCACCTAGACATGCCTTTATGAATGCTAATTGTGGCGGCATAGAAAGGATTCTATTGATGAATCATCACAATGAAGAAGGCCAGGAGGAAGCACTGGAATctcattattagtttttttttttctcaacgtTTTTCCCCCTGCATTGTTTATTTGCCGTTGTCTCTGTGATGTAAAAAGATCAACATCTGGTGACAAAGTgattattgtatgttttttcctaAATCTGAATCAAATGGCTGGTTCTAACAGTGTGATGATACCGAAATCAGCAGGGTATCTAAGTtacaaagaaagaagaaaaagctgtCCTTGTTCAGATAGATAAAGCAATACAATAGCATACAATAGCATACAAGTCAACCACACAAAAATCTGTATTACTCACATCAAACTGTACTCTATGGagattcatttattaagggcAATGGCTGTTTTATGTCTTACTGTGAGTTtgctatttactttttttatagataatgtaaaaataaattaatgaatagagcataaaaccattttttgtgtttctttacaTTTATGACAATAGTTGGCTTGATCTTATTAGACTGTATTTTTAGTAACCTTATTAAGTGCTGAAATGTGATGAGAGGAACAATGGGTGTCTGTCTAAATGAAACATCTGGAACAGAGGAATAGATGGACCAGCctactaagagagagagagagaaagagagagagagcatcctACTGATGTTGGATAGAAACTGTATGACTGATGACTGTATAAGCTGAAGTGACAACTCATATTAACAAGCATTTTCAAATTGTGAATACTTTTAATTTAAGATTAAAAAGGaacagagaaagaagagaaaaggcAAAACAGGTTTGAAAAAATTTTTCTCTATTTATCAACAattttcttcactttcttttttgtattttaatataaataatttttatttcatcacaGTTTAAttcacatgtactgtaagatAAATGTGCTTGTGTTGGACCCTGCAAAACAGTATACTATGTAAACCTTAGGTACCACTTGTGAATGTTGTGGAGTTGCAAtcactaaaataaatgtttttcaggTAGGAAAAACTACTCTTAATTATGAACTGTGCAACATTTATAGTGATGACTACCAGTTTTATCTCTTGGACTGATGGCATTCCTCACTACTACAGTAAAGGTAAAACCAAAGCTCACTGCAATCATACaggactttttaaaatatagtttttgCTAATTTTACCACATTATACTAaacactttttccttttttgaaaaccttttcagaattttttttttcagataaagaTAAAGAACTGCATTATCTTATGGAACCACCAGTATATGCTGAAATAAAAGCACACAGAGGACAGAATGCAACCCTGCCATGTGTTCTGCGCTCAGTACCTGCTTACTTTAAAGTTAAGTGGAGTAAAGTTGAACCTCTTAAAACAGGAGTGGAAAATATTGTTCTCATTAGTAATGGACATGGGGTTAAACACTATGGCAAATGGCAGTCTAAAGCAAGTCTTCGGCGTAACCATGTTTTGGACATCTCTCTTCGCCTCACCAAGCTGGAACTCCAAGACTATGGTCTCTACCAGTGCGAACTGATCAATGGGATTTACGATGAGAGTGTCACCATTGCTCTAAACATTGAAGGTACAGGAACACAAATTTTAACTATTCagtataataatacattaataacattaataaacacTGTTTATCTTTCAGGGGTTGTGTTTCCTTATCAAAGCAGGAATGGTCGTTACAAATTTACTTACTCTGAGGCTGAAGACGCTTGTGCAAAGCAGGACGCAATACTGGCAACGTACACACAGCTTTACAGGGGTAACAATTTTTATATGCAGTACCTTGCAAAAGAAtgcattttgtcacattacaaaaACCATCTAAACCATGTATTTATTGGGATTTTGTGTGATAGATCAACTCAAAGTGGACCATAAGTGGCAaaaaagtggaaggaaaattataaattgttttcaaatgtttttacaaataaagtGTGGAATGCATTTTGATTTAGCCCTCTTTACTCTGATACTCcaaactaaaatccagtggaacccaCTGCCAGAAGTCACCTAAATAGTAAATAGAGTTTACCTGTGTGTAACTTTACCttattataaatacagctgttctgtgaagccctcagaggtttgttaaagaacattaataaacaaaaagcatcATGAAGCCATAAGAACACCCCAGACAGATCCAGGATAATGTTGTTTGGAGAAGCTTTAAACATCTCATGGAAAACTGTTTAACCCATCATGCAAAAATAGAAAGAGCATTAAGCAGAAAAGGAGCCCAGAGACCCATAAGAGATCCACGGCTCAGGTAGGCGAATCTGTCCTTAGGACACCTATTAGTCATacactccacaaatctggcctttatgaaacactggcaagaagaaagccactGTTGaaagaaaaccataagaagtaCAGTTTGCggcaagccatgtgggggacacagcaagcatgtggaagaaggtgctcagGTCAGATGAGACCAGAATTGAACTTCCTGCCTAAATGCAAAATGCTATGTGTGGTAGAAAACTACTGTCACCTATCCCCactgtgaaacatggtggtggcagcatgaTGTTGTGGAGATCCTtatcttcagcagggacagagttgatgggaagatggatggagccaaatacagggcaatcttaaaagaaaacctgtttaacatttttcttttccttcacaattatgtgcctcattatgttggtctatcacataaaattccaataaaatacatttatgcttgtggttgtaacgtgacaaaatgtagAAACGTATTTATaaggtatgaatactttttta
Coding sequences:
- the hapln2 gene encoding hyaluronan and proteoglycan link protein 2, translated to MNCATFIVMTTSFISWTDGIPHYYSKDKDKELHYLMEPPVYAEIKAHRGQNATLPCVLRSVPAYFKVKWSKVEPLKTGVENIVLISNGHGVKHYGKWQSKASLRRNHVLDISLRLTKLELQDYGLYQCELINGIYDESVTIALNIEGVVFPYQSRNGRYKFTYSEAEDACAKQDAILATYTQLYREWMEGLETCNAGWLNDGTVHYPILNPRPACGKDLLPGIRSYGPRHKTKERYDAFCFTSTTEGPVFYLPGTFNFSEAARACKEKGASLALVGQLYSSWKFLGLERCDGGWLQDGSVRFPIISPKERCGGIPQPGVHSFGFPKKSISLYGAYCYR